The genomic region CGCCGCGTCGAGCGGGCTCCGGGCCCGGGCTGTCCCCCCTCGTCTGGAATGATCTGCGCCATGAAGAACCGCGTGCGCATGGCGCTCGTCATCGTGGCGTGCCTGGTCGGCCTGACCGGCTGCGTGAAGCTCGATGCCGACCTGAAGGTGAACTCGAACGAGACCGTCTCAGGCAGTATGCAGATCGGTGTCGACAAGCAGCTGGTGCAGTCGAGCGGCCAGTCGCTCGACGCCATCCGCCAGCAGGTCGAGAAGCAGATGAAGCAGACCACGACCGACGGCGTCACCTGCAAGCCGTACGACGACGACAAGTACCTCGGTTCGACCTGCGAGTTCGACAACGTGCCGTTCAGCAAGATGGGCGGGTCGACCGGCGAGGGGGTGACGTTCCGCAAGGACGGCGACCGGTTCGTGGTCAGCGTGAAGGACGCGGACATCGGCTCGCAGACGCCGTCCGGCGCGCAGCCGGTGATCAACTTCAAGGTCACCATGCCGGGCAAGATCATCGAGCACGACGACGGCGCGCAGATCGACGGCCGCACCGCGACGTACGACAGCCTGGACAAGCTGAGCAAGGTCTCCCTGGTCTCCGAGGCGGGCAGCTCGTTCCCGGTCTGGGCGATCATCCTCATCGTCGTGCTGCTGCTCCTGGCGGCCGGCGCGGTGGCGTTCTTCCTCCTGCGGAACCGCAAGAAGCAGCAGCAGTTCCCGGGCGGCGGCCAGTACGGCCAGTACCCCGGTCAGCCCCAGCCCGGCCAGTGGGGTCCGCAGGGGCAGCAGTACGGCGGTCCGCAGGGCCCAGGTGGCCCGTACGGTCAGCCTGGTCCGTATGGCCAGCCCGGTCCGCAGTACGGGCCTGGTGGTCCCGGCCAGGGGCAGCCTGGCCCCGGCCAGTACCCCGGCCAGCCGCAGTACCCGGGGCAGCCGCAGCAGGGACAGCCTGGTCCGTGGGGTGGCGGGCAGCAGCAGCCTCCGCAGCAGGGTGGATGGGGTCAGCCGCCGCAGCAGGGACAGCCCCCGCAGCAAGGTGGCTGGGGTCAGCCGCCCCAGCAGGGACAGCCTCCGCACCAGGGCCAGCCTCCGCAGCAAGGACAGCCCCCGCAGCACGGGCAGCCGCCGCAGGGCGGGTCCGGGTGGGGCCCACCGCCGCAGAACGACGGGCGGGCATGAGGCTCACCGAGTTCTGGGATCGGATGGACCAGGCGC from Kribbella flavida DSM 17836 harbors:
- a CDS encoding LppM family (lipo)protein — its product is MKNRVRMALVIVACLVGLTGCVKLDADLKVNSNETVSGSMQIGVDKQLVQSSGQSLDAIRQQVEKQMKQTTTDGVTCKPYDDDKYLGSTCEFDNVPFSKMGGSTGEGVTFRKDGDRFVVSVKDADIGSQTPSGAQPVINFKVTMPGKIIEHDDGAQIDGRTATYDSLDKLSKVSLVSEAGSSFPVWAIILIVVLLLLAAGAVAFFLLRNRKKQQQFPGGGQYGQYPGQPQPGQWGPQGQQYGGPQGPGGPYGQPGPYGQPGPQYGPGGPGQGQPGPGQYPGQPQYPGQPQQGQPGPWGGGQQQPPQQGGWGQPPQQGQPPQQGGWGQPPQQGQPPHQGQPPQQGQPPQHGQPPQGGSGWGPPPQNDGRA